One Ignavibacterium album JCM 16511 genomic region harbors:
- a CDS encoding class I SAM-dependent methyltransferase — translation MEITNSIPVWLDKDHPNFLRWERARNISLERGKFVKQVLEQNFEPINLSVLDLGSGEGGTSKILSEKNFVISLDINFIRLKRQKENFNLGKLLQADAIQLPFSDSTFDLIIIQDVIEHIENLNQLHSELLRVLKEDGLIYLSTPNRFSIINFLSDPHWGNPFISILSRNIIKNIFIRFFRKKERSRNDIPQLLSLKTIRKLFSKDFEIKLMTDFSVDELFKENKGIVWSDFHLKLINIIKSTKADRIVKRISNNHFGFVNKYLTPTFYFIMKKNSQ, via the coding sequence ATGGAAATAACAAATTCAATTCCCGTATGGTTAGACAAAGACCATCCGAATTTTCTGAGATGGGAAAGAGCAAGAAATATTTCACTTGAGCGGGGAAAGTTTGTTAAACAAGTTCTTGAGCAAAATTTTGAACCTATTAATCTTTCTGTTCTTGATCTTGGCAGCGGTGAAGGTGGCACATCAAAAATTTTATCTGAAAAAAATTTTGTAATAAGTCTGGATATAAATTTTATACGACTTAAAAGGCAAAAAGAAAATTTTAATTTGGGAAAATTACTACAGGCAGATGCAATTCAGCTTCCTTTTTCGGATTCAACTTTTGATTTAATAATAATCCAGGATGTAATTGAACATATTGAAAATCTTAACCAGTTGCATTCAGAATTATTAAGAGTATTGAAAGAAGATGGTTTAATTTATTTGAGTACTCCAAACAGATTTTCAATAATTAATTTTCTCTCTGACCCTCATTGGGGAAATCCTTTCATTTCAATTCTCAGCCGAAACATTATAAAAAATATTTTTATAAGGTTTTTCAGAAAGAAAGAGAGATCAAGGAATGATATTCCGCAACTTCTATCGTTGAAAACTATTCGGAAACTTTTTTCAAAAGATTTTGAAATTAAATTGATGACTGATTTTTCTGTTGATGAACTGTTCAAAGAAAACAAAGGAATTGTCTGGAGCGATTTTCACCTGAAACTTATCAACATAATTAAAAGCACAAAAGCTGATAGAATTGTAAAAAGAATAAGTAATAATCATTTTGGATTTGTCAATAAATACTTAACACCAACTTTCTATTTTATAATGAAAAAGAATTCTCAATAA